The Acidimicrobiales bacterium DNA segment TCGGCGGGGAGTGCTCGTACTGGGCGTGCATGCCGAGCAAGGCGCTGCTGCGCCCGGTCGAACTGGCGGACGCGGCCCGGTCCCTCCCAGGCGTGCCGGTCGGCGAGCACCTCGACATCGACAAGGTGCTGGCGCGCCGCGACAGCTTCACCAGCCACCACGACGACTCCGGTCAGGTGAAGTGGGCTGAAAGGGCCGGCATCACCGTGGTCCGTGGGCACGCCAGGCTGGCCGGGGTTCGCGAGGTCGCAGTCACGGCGCCTGACGGGTCCGTTCGCACGCTTACGGCTCGGCGTGCGGTCTGCCTGGCGACCGGCACCTCGGCGGCGGTGCCGCCGATCCCGGGCCTTCACGAAGCGAAGCCGTGGACGTCCCGCGACGTCACCAACCTTCACGAGGTGCCCGACCGGATCGTGGTCATCGGCGGTGGCGTTGTCGGCTGCGAGGCGACCGTCTGGCTCAACGGGCTCGGCGCCGAGGTCACGCTGGCGGCGCGTGACGAGCGCCTCCTCCCCCGCAACGAGCCGTTCGCCGGCGAGCTGCTGACGGACGCGCTGCGCAAGGCCGGTGTCGAGGTCCTGCTCGGCGCGGACATCAGCGAGGTA contains these protein-coding regions:
- a CDS encoding FAD-dependent oxidoreductase, which produces MTTSDADTFDVIVIGGGPPGENAADYAHHGGLSAALVERELVGGECSYWACMPSKALLRPVELADAARSLPGVPVGEHLDIDKVLARRDSFTSHHDDSGQVKWAERAGITVVRGHARLAGVREVAVTAPDGSVRTLTARRAVCLATGTSAAVPPIPGLHEAKPWTSRDVTNLHEVPDRIVVIGGGVVGCEATVWLNGLGAEVTLAARDERLLPRNEPFAGELLTDALRKAGVEVLLGADISEVRRPSPSDNGEGRLRGEVTVVVDGEEIVADEVLIAAGRSPRSNDLGLDAVGLTPGGYVETDDTMTVKGVEGNWLYAVGDITKRALLTHMGKYQARVFGDVV